The following coding sequences lie in one Euhalothece natronophila Z-M001 genomic window:
- a CDS encoding RsmB/NOP family class I SAM-dependent RNA methyltransferase produces MNDPIKQLLDRYHSFIDNAKAFEHFMVKPTPTCLTVNPLKTTSNAVAEFLQKQNLSFQPVSWYPNSFRIEQWEKPGLTLPFVTGWYNLQEEISLSAVQTLDPQPQENILDLCAAPGGKTVQIAMRLKGTGSVIANEIQFSRLSSLRAMLDRMGLSNVLTTNYDGCTIPLRYHSFDRILVDAPCSAEGVMRKAKSTLKPKNFSYSLKIAKKQRKLLDHALDLVKPGGIIVYSTCTFAPEENEAVIDAVLNNRGELESAKISNLKGMPGLRHWEGKQFRQDLGHAQRYLPHFNNTGGFFVARIRRSHADLKQRTSSQENTQATLLQPLPNNSPLNWFTNYFGIDAKVLSAYQLWIKGKDKIWLGEKQCQPPSQILIQTLGMPLIRTTYKPTTAALQRFGSEITCNVIELEDWEKLQCFLQGKSQPLTNSTSASGYVHVRYGQYELGCGLYKNGMLHSQLPKFLRLSLN; encoded by the coding sequence ATGAACGATCCCATTAAACAACTTTTAGACCGTTATCATTCTTTTATTGATAATGCCAAGGCATTTGAACATTTCATGGTGAAACCCACTCCCACTTGTTTAACGGTTAACCCCTTGAAAACCACATCAAATGCAGTTGCCGAATTTTTACAGAAACAAAATCTCTCCTTTCAACCAGTATCTTGGTATCCTAATAGCTTTCGCATAGAACAGTGGGAAAAACCAGGTTTAACCCTACCCTTTGTTACAGGCTGGTATAACCTACAAGAAGAAATTTCTCTCAGTGCAGTTCAGACACTAGATCCTCAGCCTCAGGAAAACATTTTAGACTTGTGCGCCGCCCCAGGGGGAAAAACCGTACAAATTGCCATGCGCTTAAAAGGAACGGGTAGCGTTATTGCTAATGAAATTCAATTTTCTCGACTATCTTCTTTACGAGCTATGCTAGACCGCATGGGGTTATCTAATGTTTTAACCACCAATTATGATGGTTGTACGATTCCCTTAAGATACCATTCCTTTGATCGCATTCTCGTTGATGCCCCCTGTTCTGCGGAAGGAGTGATGCGTAAAGCAAAAAGTACCCTCAAACCTAAAAATTTCAGCTATAGCTTAAAAATTGCCAAAAAACAGCGAAAACTCCTTGATCACGCTTTAGATTTAGTTAAACCAGGAGGCATTATTGTTTATAGTACCTGTACCTTTGCCCCAGAAGAAAATGAAGCAGTTATTGATGCTGTATTAAACAACCGGGGAGAATTAGAATCAGCAAAAATTTCTAACCTAAAAGGAATGCCAGGGTTGCGTCACTGGGAAGGAAAACAGTTTCGTCAAGATTTAGGACACGCCCAACGCTATCTCCCTCATTTTAATAATACAGGCGGTTTTTTTGTGGCGCGGATTCGACGTAGTCATGCTGACTTAAAGCAGAGAACCTCATCTCAAGAAAATACTCAAGCAACCCTACTACAACCCTTACCAAATAATTCTCCTCTCAACTGGTTTACCAATTATTTTGGTATTGATGCGAAAGTTCTCTCTGCCTACCAACTATGGATAAAAGGAAAAGATAAAATTTGGTTGGGAGAAAAGCAATGTCAACCCCCATCACAAATTCTGATTCAAACCTTGGGAATGCCGTTGATAAGAACGACTTATAAACCCACCACTGCCGCCTTGCAACGATTTGGTTCTGAGATTACTTGTAATGTCATTGAATTAGAAGATTGGGAAAAGCTACAGTGTTTTTTACAAGGAAAATCCCAACCCTTAACTAACTCTACTTCAGCATCAGGTTATGTTCATGTCCGTTATGGTCAGTACGAACTAGGGTGTGGATTATATAAAAATGGGATGCTTCATTCTCAACTGCCAAAATTCTTAAGATTAAGCCTTAACTGA
- a CDS encoding tetratricopeptide repeat protein: MSELNLTTIIALVSVFGILLGVAIVLGKSFLRSRHFQKALQLYQEEKYQEAIPIFQNIIARQKSNDLAQLLLGKSFVQKGNLKEAISTFETLIETSPKNVDGYIELGKVYMEQGKIDSAIAQFQKATKIKPNKFAEPHRVLGLALKEKGNEKEALNALKKAKQLYSNQKSYPMVKTIDEEIETISTENKK, translated from the coding sequence ATGTCAGAATTAAACTTAACCACTATAATTGCTCTTGTATCAGTTTTTGGGATTTTACTAGGCGTAGCTATCGTTTTAGGAAAAAGTTTCCTAAGATCTCGTCATTTTCAAAAAGCTCTTCAATTATATCAAGAAGAGAAATATCAAGAAGCAATCCCAATTTTTCAAAACATTATTGCTCGCCAAAAAAGTAATGATTTAGCTCAATTATTATTAGGAAAGTCTTTTGTGCAAAAAGGCAACTTAAAAGAAGCAATTTCCACCTTTGAAACTTTAATCGAAACTTCTCCTAAAAATGTTGATGGTTATATAGAATTAGGAAAAGTTTATATGGAACAAGGAAAAATTGATAGCGCGATCGCGCAGTTTCAAAAAGCAACCAAGATTAAACCCAATAAATTTGCAGAACCCCATCGCGTTTTAGGATTAGCTCTCAAGGAAAAAGGCAATGAAAAAGAGGCACTTAATGCCCTCAAAAAAGCTAAACAACTTTATTCTAATCAAAAATCTTACCCCATGGTCAAAACGATTGATGAGGAAATTGAAACCATCAGCACAGAAAATAAAAAGTAG
- a CDS encoding methyltransferase domain-containing protein, which yields MSRNLEQEIKDFYDASSSLWETIWGEHMHHGYYGNHGTDKVPRRQAQIDLIEELLRWGNLDQKTSPPQAILDVGCGIGGSSLYLAQKFNATVHGVTLSPEQAKRGQERAAEANLAERVHLQVGNALDLPFEDNSFDLVWSLESGEHFPDKAKFLQEAYRVLQPGGMLLMATWCHRPTDSLAGELTRDEKHHLQEIYRVYCLPYVISLPEYRAIAQQTGFQNIKTNDWSQAVAPFWEIVIDSAFTPDAIIGLINSGWKTIEGALSLGLMSRGYRRGLIRFGVLQGSK from the coding sequence ATGTCCCGTAATCTCGAACAAGAAATCAAAGACTTTTACGACGCATCTAGTTCTCTCTGGGAAACTATCTGGGGAGAACATATGCACCATGGCTATTACGGAAACCATGGCACCGATAAAGTTCCCCGCCGACAAGCCCAAATTGATCTCATTGAAGAATTACTCCGTTGGGGAAATCTTGATCAAAAAACAAGCCCCCCGCAAGCAATTTTAGACGTAGGATGTGGAATTGGCGGAAGTAGCCTCTATCTTGCCCAAAAATTTAATGCTACTGTCCACGGAGTGACACTTTCCCCTGAACAAGCTAAACGCGGACAAGAACGGGCGGCAGAGGCAAATTTAGCCGAAAGAGTGCATTTACAAGTAGGAAATGCCTTAGATCTCCCATTTGAGGATAACTCTTTTGATCTCGTCTGGTCATTAGAAAGTGGGGAACACTTCCCTGATAAAGCCAAATTTTTACAAGAAGCCTACCGCGTTTTGCAACCTGGGGGAATGCTATTAATGGCAACTTGGTGTCATCGCCCCACTGATTCCCTTGCCGGGGAGTTAACAAGGGATGAAAAACACCATTTACAAGAGATTTATCGGGTTTATTGTTTACCCTATGTAATTTCTTTACCTGAGTATCGCGCGATCGCGCAACAGACTGGTTTTCAAAACATCAAGACTAATGATTGGTCACAAGCGGTTGCCCCGTTTTGGGAGATTGTTATTGACTCTGCCTTTACCCCAGATGCAATAATTGGACTTATCAACAGTGGTTGGAAAACTATAGAAGGAGCATTATCCTTAGGCTTAATGAGTCGGGGTTATCGTCGCGGATTAATTCGCTTTGGTGTGTTACAAGGAAGCAAGTAG
- a CDS encoding homogentisate phytyltransferase, whose amino-acid sequence MTNESNLERHFFNDPSSWLQSFWKFSRPHTVIGTTLSVFALYFIAIALNPLPLNVNTIVPLITAWLACFNGNIYIVGLNQLQDVSIDQINKPSLPVASGEFSYRQGQWIVGTTGVLALIIAWFSNPWLLFTIGVSLIIGTAYSLPPIRLKRFPFFAALCIFTVRGVIVNLGLFLHFRESLTQEQIIPPAIWALTVFILVFTIAIAIFKDVPDLEGDKKYNITTFTLLLGKSAIFNITRGIISVCYLGVILASFLWLPDVNPIFVGMTHGGLLLVLWWRSQKVDLDNKTLIAEFYQFIWKLFYLEYLLFPVACFLA is encoded by the coding sequence ATGACCAATGAATCAAATTTAGAACGGCATTTTTTTAACGACCCCAGTAGCTGGTTACAGAGTTTCTGGAAATTCTCTCGCCCTCATACCGTTATTGGGACAACTTTAAGTGTTTTTGCCTTATATTTTATCGCGATCGCGCTTAATCCTCTTCCCTTAAATGTGAATACAATTGTCCCCTTAATCACTGCTTGGTTAGCCTGTTTCAATGGCAATATTTATATTGTTGGCTTAAATCAACTCCAAGATGTTTCCATTGATCAAATCAATAAGCCTAGTTTACCCGTAGCCTCAGGAGAGTTTTCCTACCGTCAAGGACAATGGATTGTTGGAACCACAGGTGTTTTAGCCCTTATTATTGCGTGGTTTTCTAACCCTTGGCTACTGTTTACCATTGGAGTAAGTTTAATCATTGGAACCGCTTACTCACTACCCCCAATTCGCCTAAAGCGATTTCCCTTCTTTGCTGCATTGTGTATCTTTACCGTTCGAGGGGTCATTGTTAATTTAGGCTTATTTTTGCACTTTCGTGAGAGTTTAACCCAAGAACAGATAATTCCCCCTGCTATTTGGGCTTTAACCGTATTTATTTTAGTCTTTACGATCGCGATCGCGATTTTTAAAGATGTTCCCGACTTAGAAGGCGATAAAAAATATAACATTACCACCTTTACCTTACTACTAGGCAAATCTGCAATCTTCAATATCACACGAGGCATTATCAGCGTTTGCTATTTAGGAGTGATTCTTGCTTCCTTTCTTTGGCTACCAGATGTAAATCCTATCTTTGTAGGGATGACACATGGGGGATTATTACTTGTACTGTGGTGGCGTAGCCAGAAAGTTGATTTAGACAATAAAACCCTTATTGCTGAATTTTATCAATTTATCTGGAAATTATTTTATCTTGAATATTTACTATTTCCTGTCGCTTGTTTCTTAGCTTAA